One segment of Paenibacillus sp. FSL R7-0337 DNA contains the following:
- a CDS encoding GNAT family N-acetyltransferase, whose protein sequence is MITIRPIEQRDNAAIERIIRECLIEFGGNREGLAWADDSLHDLYTYYNSAANRAYWIVEVDGQVAGGCGIAAFDETQQICELQKMYLSAAIRGQGVAAELLDTALAFAKQHYRKCYLETLLTMQAAGRFYVKHGFSTLDGPLAGSEHYACDAWYIRDLHELNIL, encoded by the coding sequence ATGATCACCATCCGTCCCATTGAGCAGAGGGATAATGCAGCCATTGAGAGGATTATCCGGGAATGCCTGATTGAATTCGGCGGCAACCGCGAAGGCTTGGCCTGGGCAGATGACAGCCTGCATGACTTATATACCTATTATAATAGCGCGGCGAACCGGGCGTACTGGATTGTGGAAGTGGACGGGCAGGTGGCAGGCGGCTGTGGGATTGCGGCTTTTGATGAAACGCAGCAGATCTGTGAATTGCAGAAAATGTACCTGTCCGCAGCCATCCGCGGCCAAGGCGTTGCAGCAGAGCTGCTGGATACGGCGCTTGCCTTCGCTAAGCAGCATTACCGCAAGTGTTACCTGGAGACGCTGCTGACGATGCAGGCCGCTGGACGCTTCTATGTCAAGCACGGGTTCAGCACGCTCGATGGCCCGCTTGCCGGTTCCGAGCACTATGCCTGCGATGCATGGTATATCCGGGACTTACATGAACTTAATATTCTATGA